In Flavobacterium piscisymbiosum, the sequence GATCAATATGACGATCATCGATAGCATTACACAATACAATCTCCGGTTTATATTTTCGGATCATCTTAATCACTTCGAGCTGATGTTTTTCGTCATTCACAAAAAACCCATCGCGCAAACCTAAATTAGCACGAACCAAAACCCCCAAAATCTTTGCCGCATCTTTTGCTTCCTGATCTCTGGTTTCAGCCGTACCTCGTGTTCCCAGTTCGCCACGTGTTAAATCAACGATACCAACGGTTTTCCCAAGAGATACTTCTTTTAAAATTGTTCCCGCACAACCCAATTCTACATCATCCGGATGTGCCCCAAAGGCTAATATATCTAATTTCATAATTATTCAATGTCAATGTCAAAAATCAATTTCAATTTCAATCTGAAAACTAAAATCATTTTTCTGTTATCTTATTCTCTTTATTCTATTCTCTTTATTCTATTCTCAATACTCTCTTCATCGTCATTGATTTATTGACGCTTTCCTCCCATTCTTTTTCAGGAATACTTTCTTTTGTAATACCGCAGCCCATGTACAAAATGGCTTTATTTTCCTGAATTTGCATGCTACGTAAATTTACAAATAAATCAGAACTAATCTCATTATTCGCAAAACTGCTGTTTAATTCGCCCAGGAAACCGGTATAAAAAGTCCTGTCGTAGTTTTCGTTTTCTATGATAAAAGCCTTTGCTTTTTTCTTTGGCAAACCACAAACCGCAGGAGTTGGATGCAAAGTATCTATCACTTCTTCAAGCGTAGAATTATCATTTAAAACTCCCGAAATATCTGTTTTAATATGCCAGATCGATCCTGCTCTCAGACTGTAAGGTTCCGTAACATTAACCGAAGCGGCAACCTCACGCAATCTTTTTACAATAAAATCGGTTACATATTGTTGTTCGTCTTTTTCTTTTTGTTGCCAAAGAATCTCCGTTTCAGCAGTTGCTTTTTGAGTTCCTGCCAAAGCTGTGGTTTCAAAAACATTTCCGTTTGCTTTTAATAATTGCTCTGGCGTTGCTCCCATCCAAAATCCAATTTTAGGATGAAAAAAGCAATACGAAAAAGTAGTGGGATACAATTCGATCAAATGCTGAAAAGTGGCTACAAAATCAAATTCGGACAAATCAACCTTTTCGCTTCTGGACAAAACCACTTTCTTGAATTCTTCGTTTTTAATCGCTTCAATTCCTTTTGCAACTAAATCTTCATACTGAATTTTAGCAGTTGCATCAAAACCTGAATCTTCAACTTCAATAACTTCAAAAGAAAGTTCTTCTTGTTCCGTCGTTATAATTTCAGATTCATTTTCCGGAATCAAAATCAGTTGTTTTTCATCAAAAGAAGCAAAAACAAAACCTTTTTCTTTATAATTAGAAATCTTATGCAGAGTCTCATTTTGTTGTAAAAGTCCAAAAATATTGCTGGAATTGGGCTTAGAATACATTACAAAAGGCAAATGCTTTTCGTAATGTTTTTTTATTTTAGAAAAAAAGTTATTCATGTTCTATTCTGTTTTCTTTCTTTCTAAAACCATATTCGTCAGTTTGCAAAGCGAAATCAGATTTCCCGCTTCATCGGTAATTTTAATTTCCCAAAGATGAATACTTCTTCCTTTATGGATAATTCTCGCCGTCCCGAAAACCCAGCCTTCGCGAATACTTTTTAAGTGATTGGCCGAAATTTCAATTCCGCGTACTTCCTGCTCTTTTGGATCAATGAAAAAAAACGATGCTGCACTTCCTACACTTTCTGCCAAAGCTACAGAAGCTCCTCCGTGCAAAAGTCCCATTGGTTGGTGAACGGAAGGATTTACAGGCATTTTCGCCGTCAAAAAATCCTCTCCGGCATCTATATATTCTATTTTTAGCGTTTCCATTAGCGTGTTTTTAGAAAATTCGTTGCAACGCGCTAAAATCTGCTCTTTTGTATAATTCATTAAAATGGAATTTAAAATCGTAAAATTAAAGAAAAGAAGAGATACAAATTCGAAAATGCAATTCTAAATTAAAAATCAACTTCAAACATGTAAGTTTTTTGTTATTTTTACAAAAAACAATCGATATCGATCTAAGGCTGAAAATTTATTCTTTCTTGCCAAAGATTCACAGATTTTCACAGATTAAAATAGTCATAAAATCCTTTTTAATCTTTTAGATCAGTGGCAAAAAAAGAAACAAATGCGTCAATACTTTATACTTTTTATTTTCGGAATCCTTATAACTTTCAGCTCTTGTCGAACTGATTTTGACACCGTTGCCAGTTCCGGAAATTTAAAATTTTCAAGAGACACTGTTTATTTAGATACTGTTTTTAAGAATATTGGCTCAGGCACTTACCAACTTAAGGTTTACAATACGAGTAAAGACGATATTTCGATTCCAACCATTCAGCTTAAAAATGGTTTAAATTCAAAATACCGAATGACAGTTGACGGAATGAGCGGAAACAATGGCAAAATCTTCAAAGATGTCACGCTTTTAGCCAAAGACAGTTTATATATTTTTATAGAAACCACTGCAGATATTACAGATGCTGATCCTACCAATTTTTTATACACAGATCAAATTCAGTTTGACAGCGGCGCCAATCTTCAGGAAGTAGCTTTGGTTACTTTAATTCAGGACGCTATTTTTCTCTATCCAAAACAAAATGCTGACGGAACCAAAGAAAAAATTATAATCGATGGCAAACCGGTTGATGGTTTTTATTTGGATGAAAATGACGCTGTAAACGGAAACGAATTGCTTTTTACAAATCAGAAACCATATGTTATTTATGGTTTTGCAGGCGTTCCGCAGAATAAAACCGTAACTTTTCAAGCCGGTGCAAGAGTATTTTTTCATGCCAATTCAGGACTTTACGTTGATAATAATGCCACTCTGCAAATTAACGGCGCGGTATCTAGCACCAACACATTAGAAAATGAAGTCATTTTTGAAGGCGACAGATTAGAATCTCTTTACGATGATATTCCCGGACAATGGAATTCGGTTATTCTGGCAAGTGGAAGTAAAAATCATTCGATCAATCATCTTACTTTAAAAAATGCGATCACAGGATTAAATATAAAAAGTCCAAATAACAGCACTCAAATTGAAATTAAAAACACACAAATATACAAT encodes:
- a CDS encoding chorismate-binding protein, producing MNNFFSKIKKHYEKHLPFVMYSKPNSSNIFGLLQQNETLHKISNYKEKGFVFASFDEKQLILIPENESEIITTEQEELSFEVIEVEDSGFDATAKIQYEDLVAKGIEAIKNEEFKKVVLSRSEKVDLSEFDFVATFQHLIELYPTTFSYCFFHPKIGFWMGATPEQLLKANGNVFETTALAGTQKATAETEILWQQKEKDEQQYVTDFIVKRLREVAASVNVTEPYSLRAGSIWHIKTDISGVLNDNSTLEEVIDTLHPTPAVCGLPKKKAKAFIIENENYDRTFYTGFLGELNSSFANNEISSDLFVNLRSMQIQENKAILYMGCGITKESIPEKEWEESVNKSMTMKRVLRIE
- a CDS encoding PaaI family thioesterase; translation: MNYTKEQILARCNEFSKNTLMETLKIEYIDAGEDFLTAKMPVNPSVHQPMGLLHGGASVALAESVGSAASFFFIDPKEQEVRGIEISANHLKSIREGWVFGTARIIHKGRSIHLWEIKITDEAGNLISLCKLTNMVLERKKTE